In Oryza glaberrima chromosome 8, OglaRS2, whole genome shotgun sequence, the following are encoded in one genomic region:
- the LOC127781568 gene encoding uncharacterized protein LOC127781568, whose amino-acid sequence MHHYHYCSTTSSPSCHDKLASERRVAMAPLLLLRLLLLAGAATAAAVAADNATATGGSGDGATGNNNNNNNPTICSGEGCQPPPGQPLPIYGYPSPPPPSQPAGPSSHTPPCPPAAVVCCGGGGGGGQYTPQQPYYYAAPAGYAPYYNNSAASPPVLLAHAAVGYYYYVMAAYLLLWLVV is encoded by the coding sequence ATGCATCATTATCACTACTGCTCCACCACTTCCTCTCCCAGTTGCCACGACAAGCTAGCTAGCGAACGTCGTGTAGCCATGGCGCCGCTTCTCCTGCTACGCCTCTTGCTTTTGGCAGgtgcggccacggcggcggcggtagcagcGGACAACGCCACGGccacgggcggcagcggcgacggcgccaccgggaacaataataacaataacaatccGACCATATGCAGCGGCGAAGGttgccagccgccgccggggcaGCCGCTGCCGATCTACGGCTAcccttcgcctccgccgccgtctcaaCCGGCCGGACCGTCGTCGCACACGCCACCgtgcccgccggcggcggtcgtctgctgcggcggcggcggcggcggcgggcagtaCACGCCGCAGCAGCCGTACTACTACGCGGCCCCTGCCGGCTACGCCCCGTACTACAACAACTCCGCTGCCTCGCCTCCGGTGCTGCTCGCTCATGCGGCCGTTGGTTATTATTATTACGTGATGGCTGCTTATCTCTTACTCTGGCTTGTGGTGTAG